AATGAACAAATCCGAGCCCTTTTTGCTGACCATGAGGCGCAGCAAATCGTGCATGAAATTAAGCGCCTGATCCCGCTCCATACCTTATCTCCTCAACGCGCCGGGCATGGGCCCGGGCACGGCAACTGGGGGGCTTAAGCCCCGAACATGTCCTTATTCACCGCTTTGGCCTTGGCTTCCACGGGGGCCACCAGATTGCGGCGCACCAGATCCAGGAGGCATTGGTCCAGGGTCTGCATGCCGTAGGACTGGCCGGTCTGGATGGAGGAATACATCTGGGCCACCTTGTTTTCCCGGATCAGATTGCGGATAGCCGGGGTGCCCAGCATGATTTCGTGGGCCGCCACCCGACCGTTACCATCCTTGGTTTTCAGCAGGGTCTGGGAAATCACCGCCCGCAGGGATTCGGACAACATGGCCCGAATCATGTCCTTTTCCGCCGCCGGGAACACGTCGATGATCCGGTCCACCGTTTTGGCGGCAGAGGAAGTGTGCAGGGTGCCGAACACCAAGTGGCCCGTTTCCGCCGCGGTCATGGCCAGCCGGATGGTTTCCAAATCCCGCAATTCCCCCACCAGAATCACGTCCGGATCTTCCCGCAGGGCGGAACGCAGGGCGTTGTTGAAGGACAGGGTGTGGGGTCCCACTTCCCGCTGGTTGATCAGGCTCTTCTTGGCTTCATGCACGAATTCGATAGGGTCTTCCACGGTCAGGATGTGGCCGTAGAAGTTTTCGTTCACGTGATTCACCATGGCCGCCAGGGTGGTGGATTTCCCCGAGCCCGTGGGACCGGTGACCAGCACAATGCCC
This sequence is a window from Azospira inquinata. Protein-coding genes within it:
- a CDS encoding type IV pilus twitching motility protein PilT, whose amino-acid sequence is MDITELLAFGVKNKASDLHLSAGLPPMIRVNGDVRRINLPPMEHKDVHAMVYDIMSDSQRKHYEENLECDFSFEIPNLARFRVNAFVQHRGAGAVFRTIPSKVLTLEELNCPKIFKDIAEYPRGIVLVTGPTGSGKSTTLAAMVNHVNENFYGHILTVEDPIEFVHEAKKSLINQREVGPHTLSFNNALRSALREDPDVILVGELRDLETIRLAMTAAETGHLVFGTLHTSSAAKTVDRIIDVFPAAEKDMIRAMLSESLRAVISQTLLKTKDGNGRVAAHEIMLGTPAIRNLIRENKVAQMYSSIQTGQSYGMQTLDQCLLDLVRRNLVAPVEAKAKAVNKDMFGA